The genomic DNA GAGCAGAGAGCAACAATTTCACCTCTGGTTTGACCCAACTGCTGATTTTCACAATTACACCATTCACTGGAATCCCACAGAAATTGTGTAAGTTATTCACTTCCTCATTAGCATAACAAAGAACTATAATGTTAATACCCATCTAAAATCTAATCGCCTGATCTATGTGATTATCATCACTCTTAATTCTCAGATGGTATGTTGATAGCATGCCAATACGGGTTTTCCGAAACTACGAACACGAAGGCATTGCTTATCCAAACAAGCAAGGAATGAGGGTTTATACAAGCCTATGGAATGCAGATAACTGGGCAACAAGAGGCGGACTCGTGAAAACCGATTGGAGCAAAGCACCATTCAAAGTAGGGTTTCATCATTTCAGAGCAAGAGCTTGCAAGTGGAATGGAGCAGCAAGCATTAATCAATGTGCCTCTAATGTCAAAGCAAATTGGTGGACATCTTCGGTATACAAACACCTTAGTTATGGAAAGATAAGGCAGTTGAATTGGGTGAAGAAGAATTTCATGACCTATGACTATTGCAAAGATTACAAAAGATTCAACGGACACATCCCTCATGAATGCTTCAAAACACAATTCTAATCCTAAATTCTAGTTCTAATTCTAATCTAAGCATTTGCCATAAATAGCCATTTCTTTGCAATTTGTCACAGTCTTGGTGATTTACTGATTTCATTCTTGTATTGAATTGAATCAAATTACTATTATCTTATAATAAATGAAATGATAATAAATTTCCATGAACACGATGCTAGTTGTACACTTCTATCATATTACTCAACTAAATACTCATTCACATCAAACATATGAACCCTAAGCTATGGATATATAATCTACTAACACTGACAAGCCGACACCTCACACCtgtaataatttgaagaaaaaaaaatgacaaaattgaatttgaatttcgtAAATCCAATTACACATAacattttacaataaaaaaaaaatgaaacagaaAGAAAGGAAGTTATGAATTGATACATAAGCAAATGCCGATGATGATGAGAGCGGTACCAAAGAAAGTGCGAGGGAGGTTGGATTGTTCACCAAGGAGAGTAGCAAAGAGAGCGGTGGAGGCGAAGGTGGTGGCGTTGGTGACGGGGACGGCGAGGGAGAGAGGAGCGTCAGAAAGAATGGAGAAGAAAGTGGCGGAAGCGGAGAGGTTGATGAGAAAGGGGATGGAGTATTGCCAGATCGAGAGAAGCTTAAGCCAGTTGCGTAGAGAGATTGAgattttttgggagagatttgTTGAGGGAGGATGTGGTTGTTTGGAGGATTTGAGTGCTTCATCCCAGAGAAGTGCACCACGGCGCATGACAGCGTTTGTTGCGCCCCATACTATGCCTACTGCGATCATCTTCTCCATCTTTGCACCTCCAATTCTTCAGTTCTGCAGTCAAACTTAGAGGTGTATAATAAGATTGATTTTTAGATTctttaacaaaaaacaaaaaattatttttgtgatAGAATTGTCCAAGTAATGTTAAATTTGGATGAATTGATCtataatatattgaataaatttttatattaattaatgaataaatctaaaaattcaatttttacttGTAAATATGGACTAAAGAGAGTAAGTTTTACAatacaaaatctttttttttttttgggtcaaacaGTCTAATgctataaatttaataaatatccAAATTCCAACCTTAGTTCTATTTATTACATGCAATATTTctgttaattgattttttttttttaacgagtTATATAAGACATATAATTTATCGGTGTACCTATCTCAATTGACAACTAGAGTTAAGTtgaactctttttttattttcttaggggaatttgatttttttttttattgatttaggATTTAATCGGTTTTATTGATTTGGTTGGGACTTAATGGTCATGTGAAacagtagttttttttttttcatcgtTTTCCGACCCATCAAGGGTgagcgactaatccggctcgtgaGTAGAGGTATGAACACTGGCAAAGCGTTGTTCCCCCTAGAAATTGAATCCGATATTTCCCAAATACGTCTTTGAAATGAGCTCCTTGCCACCGAAGTCCAAGCACTTGGTtagtagttttgtttttaaccTATGTGAAACACAATCAAGTAAGTTAACActgaacacacacacacacgagTGAAACAAAGGTTGTACAGTTACACAAGTCATCAAAGAGACAAAGTCCTCGTGAATACATAAAATGACGGAAATACCCTCCTATTGTGTATAAGGCCCGTGGGCTTCTCTTTGTCTCTACAGTATAATATACTCTGGTTTGTGGCTCTGGTTTCTCCTTCATTGTCCATTGCCGAAGGCGCACTCACAAGAAACCCTCTCTCTTGCAGTATATTCTGGAACCTTCTTCTAAACATGGAGCGCATCGTTGGCGGCAGCTACAAGCTCGGCCGCAAGATCGGAAGTGGATCCTTCGGTGAAATTTACCTCGGTGACTATCCTCTCTATTCCGTTCTTCTTTTCATTCACAACGATTCTTTCTTCTTATCACTCCTTTAACGTTTTCATTTCTCTCTGCAGCTACGCATATTGATACCTTCGAAATCGTCGCCGTTAAAATCGTAAGCTTCTGCTACGCTTTTCCTAATACCCACTCTCTAATTTGCATAatccaattttacttttaatatattatacaatTATCTATTATTTTACTAATTTGCTTCTTAATCCCACCTAAACTTAACGTTACATTGCTAATTCGGTGCAGGAGAATAGTAAAACAAAGCATCCACAATTGCTTTACGAGGCCAAGCTCTACAATATTCTTCAAGGAGGAAGTATGCATTTTGCagctttttttatattttattttctgtaatttttcattgttttaggGCGGTATTGAGATTTTTTATTTGTCGACAGGTGGCATTCCAGGCTTAAAATGGTTTGGCATAGATAGGGAGGATAACGTGCTTGCGATTGATTTACTTGGGCCTAGTCTTGAAGATCTTTTTGTTTACTGTGGAAGGAAGTTTTCGTTGAAGACTGTGTTAATGTTAGCTGATCAAATGGTATATGCTTACTGACTTGTATGTTTTTCACAAAACTATATGTTTATTCCATATATTTGATGCTAATTCCttcaatttctctctctttttgtgCAGATTACTAGAATAGAATATGTGCATTCCAAAGGATATTTGCATAGGGATATTAAACCCGATAACTTCCTCATGGGACTTGGTCGGAAAGCCAACCAGGTAACTATCTTGTTATTGCTAGCAGTTGAACTTGCCCGTCAATCAACTATTTATTATGGTCTCACTTGTGTGTgtaattatgttgtttttgtcgcaacaacaacaaccaagccttatcccacttaGCGGGGTCGGCTACTTGGATCAAATTACACCaagttctatcataaaccatattttggTCCAACTCATTAATTTATTTCTGTTCTTGTCAGGTttacataattgattttgggcTAGCAAAACGGTATCGGGAATCTACAACCAATCGCCACATCCCTTACAGGTAGTTCTACAATGTCCAGTTTTagttcattcttttatttttgttttcattttcaacatttATATCTTGTAAATTGCACTCATCTGACAATGAATtattttcacattcccaccacCTTAGTTTTTGTGACTAACAAATGTAACCCACAGGGAGAACAAAAGCTTAACAGGGACTGCTCGATATGCAAGTTGCAATACTCATCTTGGGATTGGTAAGTCTTAAGTTAGAAGAATATATTAACCTTTCAACTTGAATAAATGTTTACACATTCTCATtcactatatattttttagagcaAAGTAGACGGGATGATTTGGAATCACTAGGATATGTACTTCTGTACTTCCTTAGAGGAAGGTATGCCATTCCGAACTATTTTGTCCAGAACCCGTTGTTTCTCAAGACAACAATGACATGTCCtaacttttaagttttaaatttgCAACTATTTTTGTTTAGCCTTCCTTGGCAAGGTCTAAGGGCTGCAACAAAGAAACAGAAGTATgaaaaaatatgtcagaagaagGTATCAACTCCTATCGAGGTtagtatgcatttatgtgtgCTGTGAAGCACCCCCTCTCCCCtgaataaagtaaaataactggcatactaattttttttcccctttccaAAAGGTACTATGCAAATCTCATCCAGTAGAGTTTGCTTCATACTTCCATTACTGCCACTCATTGACATTTGATCAGCGGCCTGATTATGGATTCTTGAAGCGCTTATTTAGAGACCTATTTGCTCGTGAAGGTGATtgtgttttcatttttcaaataatataaaaaacgaATTGAACCATATCGTTTGATTGcttttgcaattttttcttGGGGGCATGGACATTATTATCGACTTTTATAACCACAAATTTGTCGAATACACCCAAAGGTATACCTTGCTAACTTACATGTGCGAAATAATGAGTAGGTGTTAgctagcaagttataactaaaaatttCACACACCTGAAGACGTAACTTGCTAACTTATCTGCCAATATtttaagggtcatgctaacttgtgccctaagggcacaagttaagaaactaaaaaaggaaataataaataaattttgtattgaaattataaattattaaactttTACAACATTAAATACACAAGTTCCAAGAAAAACTTCTATCTTTAGCTTTTGAACTTAtgccttaagggcacaagttagcatttcccatattttaattatatgggtataaaatgttttgattttggtAACTGAAAACCTATGATTGGCTAAATTTAAGGAATAGTATTTTAgaggaataaaaaaatatccttCTTGATTTCAAAGAGGTCATGTGGCAAGGACATTGAGAGGAGGTTAGATTAGGAGAAGTCCTCATTTTCTCTAGAATGAGGACTCAAATTTAATACATAGTTGTTAATTATTTTAACACATGCATGGTTTTCCTCCCTCTGATCTTCGCTACACCAAATATAACTTTTCCTCCCTCTGTTTTTCCTATATGTATGTCAGGCCATGAATTTGATTTCGTTTTTGATTGGACCATTTTAAAGTATCAGCAATCACAGAAGAATTTAGTTCAGCCTTCCTTATCTGTGagtatatttgatttttagtcTCCGTGCATACATCTTTGAGCCTTCCTTGTCATTTATTTTGTGGGACTGAGGGGTTACTAATGGTTTTGCAACTTGAATCTTCCCTTGCTTCtgataatattaaaattgtctTTACCACAGCCAGTTCCTGGTGCAAGTAAC from Medicago truncatula cultivar Jemalong A17 chromosome 8, MtrunA17r5.0-ANR, whole genome shotgun sequence includes the following:
- the LOC11407576 gene encoding probable xyloglucan endotransglucosylase/hydrolase protein 26, whose amino-acid sequence is MIKFEKMLVAFFICALMITNIIQVNANFSKSMYLTWGAQHASIVGEDLHLVLDKTSGSAARSKRSFLFGSIEMLIKLIPGNSAGIVTAYYLSSTGSQHDEIDFEFLGNSTGQPYTVNTNLFTQGKGSREQQFHLWFDPTADFHNYTIHWNPTEIVWYVDSMPIRVFRNYEHEGIAYPNKQGMRVYTSLWNADNWATRGGLVKTDWSKAPFKVGFHHFRARACKWNGAASINQCASNVKANWWTSSVYKHLSYGKIRQLNWVKKNFMTYDYCKDYKRFNGHIPHECFKTQF
- the LOC11412198 gene encoding casein kinase 1-like protein 3; this encodes MERIVGGSYKLGRKIGSGSFGEIYLATHIDTFEIVAVKIENSKTKHPQLLYEAKLYNILQGGSGIPGLKWFGIDREDNVLAIDLLGPSLEDLFVYCGRKFSLKTVLMLADQMITRIEYVHSKGYLHRDIKPDNFLMGLGRKANQVYIIDFGLAKRYRESTTNRHIPYRENKSLTGTARYASCNTHLGIEQSRRDDLESLGYVLLYFLRGSLPWQGLRAATKKQKYEKICQKKVSTPIEVLCKSHPVEFASYFHYCHSLTFDQRPDYGFLKRLFRDLFAREGHEFDFVFDWTILKYQQSQKNLVQPSLSPVPGASNRHAVAMDVDNHQGHGEERIRSGNATGSGVKVQFKSPAGRNLSSDNPRDKNIFGEANMASASYSPAGTSKRNPLNPALSAEPSNTGHGQASKIGPSSSWMSSLQRISSSK
- the LOC11408104 gene encoding transmembrane protein 234 homolog, giving the protein MEKMIAVGIVWGATNAVMRRGALLWDEALKSSKQPHPPSTNLSQKISISLRNWLKLLSIWQYSIPFLINLSASATFFSILSDAPLSLAVPVTNATTFASTALFATLLGEQSNLPRTFFGTALIIIGICLCINS